From the Blastocatellia bacterium genome, one window contains:
- a CDS encoding helix-turn-helix domain-containing protein, with amino-acid sequence MHEVAGRLGTTVSTVRVWLSRGRFPGARKEQSPAGEYWMIPESALDGFEMRKPGPKPGAKKPTAKKAKSK; translated from the coding sequence GTGCATGAAGTGGCGGGCCGACTCGGCACGACGGTTTCGACCGTCCGAGTGTGGCTGTCGCGCGGCAGGTTTCCGGGCGCCCGCAAAGAACAGAGCCCGGCTGGCGAATACTGGATGATCCCTGAAAGCGCGCTCGATGGCTTTGAAATGAGAAAGCCGGGACCCAAGCCCGGCGCGAAGAAGCCAACAGCCAAAAAAGCCAAGTCGAAATGA
- a CDS encoding transcriptional regulator, which produces MKRKLLKAGAVAGLMGVTPRTLENWAADPADDFPKPVTRNGKFYWVESEVDDYIERMVEARDAEWAKIRKALQAANSA; this is translated from the coding sequence ATGAAGCGCAAGCTGCTCAAGGCCGGCGCGGTGGCCGGTCTGATGGGCGTGACGCCGCGCACCCTGGAGAACTGGGCCGCCGACCCCGCCGACGACTTCCCGAAGCCGGTCACGCGCAACGGCAAGTTTTACTGGGTCGAGTCGGAAGTTGATGACTACATCGAGAGGATGGTGGAGGCGCGCGACGCGGAGTGGGCCAAAATTCGGAAGGCACTTCAGGCGGCTAACAGCGCATGA
- a CDS encoding endonuclease III, which yields MNKQAVSEAPESLGYVIQNLKAVYGVPECEGGLDPLDVLVETILSQSTTNANSQRAFASLKQKFPNWDAARRARVTSIEAAIRSGGLAKQKSLRIKRLLKEIYERRGSLDIGFLRSAPLDEAVAFLSSFKGVGPKTVACTLLFACDRPIFPIDTHIFRIARRLALIPERCSDEEAHRLMTAMIPADRYYEVHVNLIRHGRRVCRPQQPACEQCCLVEYCAYYETKR from the coding sequence ATGAACAAGCAGGCGGTCAGTGAAGCGCCCGAAAGCCTCGGCTACGTCATTCAAAACCTTAAAGCGGTCTATGGCGTCCCCGAATGCGAAGGCGGGCTCGACCCGCTCGATGTGCTGGTCGAAACCATCCTTTCGCAGTCAACCACAAATGCCAACAGCCAGCGCGCTTTTGCCAGCCTTAAACAGAAGTTCCCCAACTGGGACGCGGCGCGGCGGGCGCGCGTCACCTCCATCGAAGCGGCCATTCGCTCCGGCGGTCTGGCAAAACAGAAATCGCTCCGCATCAAACGGCTGCTGAAGGAAATCTATGAGCGGCGCGGCTCGCTCGACATCGGCTTTCTCCGTAGCGCGCCGCTTGACGAAGCCGTCGCCTTTCTCTCGAGCTTCAAAGGCGTTGGCCCCAAAACCGTCGCCTGCACCCTGTTGTTCGCCTGTGATCGTCCCATCTTTCCCATAGACACGCACATCTTTCGCATCGCGCGGCGTCTGGCGCTGATCCCTGAACGCTGCTCGGACGAGGAGGCCCACCGCTTGATGACCGCCATGATCCCCGCCGACCGCTACTATGAAGTTCACGTCAACTTGATTCGCCATGGTCGCCGCGTCTGCCGCCCACAGCAACCCGCCTGCGAGCAGTGCTGCCTGGTCGAGTATTGCGCTTATTACGAGACCAAGAGATAG
- the dusB gene encoding tRNA dihydrouridine synthase DusB: MSATRKFKIGNIEIKPNLVLAPMAGVTDSSFRRLIKELGGVGLIVTEFISVEGLTRGNMRTHRMMRFLHEERPLSIQIFGHDEERMAMAAEIIEESGADIVDINCGCPARKVTNGGGGSSLLRDLPQLEKILRRVRRAISIPLTMKIRTGWDDSSINAVEVARLVEDCGGEMLAIHGRTRTQGYSGRANWEIITAVKRAVSIPVVGCGDVVTAEQALARLEESSVDAVMIGRGAIANPWIFRQTAELMRGERPHQPTLGEKQQVLHRYYELLKDELHERALAGKLKQMCGYFTHGLAGGARLRERVFHSQTIAEIFKQIDEYFAAMIEHGLPPDHHALADGAEFVDRGPRDPKCAEFTNAAPSAG; this comes from the coding sequence ATGAGCGCGACCCGAAAATTTAAGATCGGAAACATCGAGATCAAGCCCAACCTGGTGCTCGCGCCAATGGCCGGGGTCACCGATTCGTCGTTCCGCCGCTTGATCAAAGAGCTTGGCGGCGTCGGCTTGATCGTCACCGAGTTTATCTCGGTCGAAGGGCTGACGCGCGGCAACATGCGGACGCACCGCATGATGCGTTTTTTGCATGAAGAGCGCCCGCTGTCGATTCAGATCTTCGGCCACGACGAAGAGCGCATGGCGATGGCCGCCGAGATTATCGAAGAGAGCGGCGCCGACATCGTCGACATCAACTGCGGTTGCCCGGCGCGCAAGGTCACCAACGGCGGCGGCGGCTCGTCCTTGCTACGCGACCTGCCGCAGCTTGAAAAAATCCTGCGCCGCGTGCGCCGCGCCATCTCGATCCCGCTGACCATGAAGATTCGCACCGGCTGGGACGACAGCTCGATCAACGCCGTCGAAGTGGCGCGGCTGGTCGAAGATTGCGGCGGCGAGATGTTGGCCATTCACGGGCGCACGCGCACCCAGGGCTACAGCGGCCGCGCTAACTGGGAGATCATCACCGCCGTCAAGCGTGCCGTATCGATCCCCGTCGTCGGCTGCGGCGATGTGGTGACGGCGGAGCAGGCGTTGGCGCGGCTCGAAGAAAGCAGCGTTGATGCGGTGATGATCGGGCGCGGCGCGATTGCTAATCCCTGGATCTTTCGCCAGACCGCCGAGCTGATGCGCGGCGAGCGCCCACATCAGCCGACGCTGGGCGAAAAGCAGCAGGTGCTGCACAGGTATTATGAATTACTGAAAGATGAGCTGCACGAGCGCGCCCTGGCCGGCAAGCTCAAGCAGATGTGCGGCTACTTCACGCACGGCCTGGCGGGCGGTGCGCGGCTGCGCGAGCGCGTCTTTCATTCGCAGACGATTGCGGAAATCTTCAAGCAGATCGACGAGTATTTCGCGGCGATGATCGAGCATGGCCTGCCGCCTGATCACCATGCGCTGGCGGACGGGGCAGAGTTCGTTGACCGCGGCCCGCGCGACCCGAAGTGCGCCGAGTTTACGAACGCC